In Panthera uncia isolate 11264 chromosome B4, Puncia_PCG_1.0, whole genome shotgun sequence, one genomic interval encodes:
- the NET1 gene encoding neuroepithelial cell-transforming gene 1 protein isoform X2 → MVAHDEIGGLLPIKRTIRVLDVNNQSFREQEEPSNKRVRPLARVTSLANLISPVRNGAVRRFGQTIQSFTLRGDSRSPASAQKSSSRSTAPTPSKRRSSVLWSEMLDVSMKESLTTKEIKRQEAIYEMSRGEQDLIEDLKLARKAYHDPMLKLSIMSEEELTQIFGDLDAYIPLHEDLLARIAEATKPGGTVEQIGHVLVNWLPGLNAYKGYCSNQLAAKVLLDQKKQDPRVQDFLQRCLESPFSRKLDLWSFLDIPRSRLVKYPLLLKEILRHTPKDHPDAQLLEEAILIIQGVLSDINLKKGESECQYYIDKLEYLDEKQKDPRIEASKVLLCHGELKNKSGHKLHIFLFQDILVLTRPVTRNERPSYQVYRQPIPVQELVLEDLQDGDVRMGGSFRGAFGNSDKAKNIFRVRFQDPCPGQSHTLQANDVFHKQQWFNCIRAAIAPFRPAAGAPQPPAEGEDNTPAAPQRRASVASGVTPVEVGGDAPERGSPGRAAEDTKGARAQQTRSGFRKARDTAPFGGKRRETLV, encoded by the exons ATGGTGGCTCATGATGAGATTGGAGGTCTCCTGCCCATTAAAAGGACTATCCGAGTCCTGGATGTTAATAATCAGTCCTTCAGAGAACAAGAG gagCCAAGCAATAAAAGAGTTCGACCTCTCGCCCGGGTCACATCCTTGGCAAACTTGATCTCTCCTGTAAGAAATGGAGCAGTCCGACGCTTTGGTCAAACAATTCAg tCATTTACCCTTCGTGGTGACAGCAGATCCCCGGCTTCTGCCCAGAAGTCATCGAGCAGATCAACAGCCCCCACACCTTCCAAAAGGAGAAGCAGTGTGCTGTGGTCTGAGATGCTGGACGTCAGCATGAAGGAGTCTTTAACTACCAAAGAAATCAAACGTCAGGAG gcaataTATGAAATGTCCCGAGGTGAACAGGATTTAATTGAGGATCTCAAGCTTGCAAGAAAG GCCTACCATGACCCCATGTTAAAGCTGTCTATTATGTCAGAGGAGGAACTCACCCAGATATTTGGTGATTTGGACGCTTACATACCTCTCCATGAAG ATCTGTTGGCAAGAATAGCAGAAGCAACGAAACCTGGTGGAACAGTGGAGCAGATCGGTCACGTTCTTGTGAACTGG TTGCCGGGCCTGAATGCCTACAAAGGTTACTGTAGTAACCAGCTGGCGGCCAAAGTTCTTCTTGATCAGAAGAAACAGGACCCGAGAGTCCAAGACTTCCTCCAGCGGTGTCTTGAGTCTCCCTTCAGTCGAAAACTAGATCTTTGGAGCTTCCTAGATATTCCTCGAAGCCGCCTGGTCAAATACCCTCTgctattaaaagaaattcttagaCACACTCCAAAAGACCACCCTGATGCTCAGCTTCTGGAGGAAGCT ATACTGATAATACAAGGAGTTCTGTCTGATATCAACTTGAAGAAAGGCGAATCGGAATGCCAGTATTACATTGACAAACTGGAGTATCTGGACGAAAAGCAGAAGGACCCTAGAATCGAAGCAAGCAAAGTGCTGCTGTGCCACGGGGAACTGAAGAATAAAAGTGGACAT AAACTGCACATATTCCTGTTTCAAGACATCTTGGTTTTGACGCGGCCTGTTACGCGAAACGAGCGTCCCTCTTACCAGGTCTATCGGCAGCCGATCCCCGTCCAAGAGCTGGTCTTGGAAGACCTGCAGGATGGAGACGTGCGAATGGGAGGGTCCTTTCGAGGGGCTTTCGGCAACTCGGACAAAG CCAAAAATATCTTTCGAGTTCGCTTCCAAGACCCGTGTCCGGGCCAGTCCCACACCCTGCAGGCCAACGACGTGTTCCACAAGCAGCAGTGGTTCAACTGCATCCGCGCCGCCATCGCGCCCTTCCGGCCGGCCGCCGGCGCACCCCAGCCGCCCGCGGAGGGTGAGGACAACACCCCCGCCGCGCCCCAGAGAAGGGCGTCCGTGGCCTCCGGTGTGACCCCGGTGGAAGTCGGCGGAGACGCTCCGGAGCGCGGCTCCCCGGGGCGCGCGGCGGAGGACACGAAGGGTGCGAGAGCTCAGCAGACACGGTCCGGCTTCCGGAAGGCCAGGGACACAGCCCCGTTCGGTGGCAAACGGAGAGAGACTTTGGTATAA